The Lycium barbarum isolate Lr01 chromosome 9, ASM1917538v2, whole genome shotgun sequence genome has a segment encoding these proteins:
- the LOC132611387 gene encoding small ubiquitin-related modifier 2-like: protein MAEEPSKVKLKIKSQDGTFVHFEVNPSIIMKELLKAYCKKKQIIDYKTVRFFFDEKRISSRNTVNELGLEDGDQIDAMLFQVGGGSAR from the exons ATGGCAGAAGAACCAAGTAAAGTAAAGCTCAAAATTAAATCTCAG GATGGTACATTTGTTCATTTCGAAGTCAATCCTAGTATTATAATGAAGGAGTTATTAAAGGCATATTGTAAGAAAAAGCAAATAATAGACTACAAAACAGTTCGATTCTTCTTCGATGAAAAACGTATTTCGTCGAGAAACACCGTAAATGAA CTTGGATTAGAAGATGGTGACCAGATTGATGCTATGCTGTTTCAAGTAGGTGGAGGTTCTGCACGCTGA